The sequence CCAATAGGAGCGCCGGTCCGGGTGGCGGCTTCAGGCCGCCGCCCCATGTCTGTACCGTCATCCCTGGCCGCATCGCCGGTGCGGCCCAACCCAGGAGCCTGCCATGACCAAGCCTGAGAAGATCATCTACAAGGCCACCGCCACCTCGACCGGCGGCCGCGATGGGCGCGCGAAGTCGTCCGACGGCATCATCGACCTGCCGCTGGCCGTGCCGAAGGAGATGGGCGGCAAGGGCGGCGCCACCAATCCGGAGCAGTTGTTCGCCTCCGGCTATTCCGCCTGCTTCCTGGGCGCGATCCGGTTCGTCGCCGGCAAGGAGAAGGTGCAGATCTCGCCCGACGCCTCGGTCAAGGCCGAGGTCGGCATCGGCGAGATCCCGGGCGGCTTCGGCATCGATGTCGACCTGACCATTTCGCTGCCCGGCCTGGACAAAGCCCAGGCGCAGGCGCTGGTGGAGAAGGCGCACCACGTCTGCCCGTACTCCAACGCCACCCGCAACAATGTCGACGTCCGGCTGCACATCGCCTGACGTCCAGGGGCCTGATGTGCATCGGCGGCGGCCGGGCTCCGTCCCGGCCGCCGCCGATGCCTCTACCCGAATGCCGCCAGCAGATGGGCGGCGACCTGCAGATCCGCCGTCTCCGCCCCCTCGGTGAAGCGGTCCAACACCGGCCGCAGCAGCGCCCCCGCCTCATCGGACCGGCCCTGGCCGGCCAGCAGCGAGGCAAGGTCGAGGGCGGCCCGCAGCTCCCACCCCAGCGCGGCCTGGCGGCGGCTCCAGTCCAGCGACTGGCGGAAGCAGGCCTCGGCGCCGCCCGCTCCCGGGACCGCCGCCAGCAGCCGGCCCTTCACCCGCAGCAGCTCGGGCCCATAGACGAGGTCGCCTCCGGCCTCGCCCCGCCGGATCGTCACGTTGGCCAGCGCCAGGCCCTCGGCCGCCCGGCCGGTCGCCGCGAGCCCCTCGGCCAGCGCGATCTCGAGCGCCGTGGTCAGCACCTCGTAGCGCGCCCCGCGCAGGGAGGCGAGGGCGTCGCGCAGGGCCTCGACCCCGGCCTCGGCATCGCCGCGGCGAAGGGCCAGCGCCCCGGCCAGGGCCTGCCCGACGGCGACGAAGGGCCCCAGCGAATGGGACCCCGCCCGGGCCGCGAACCAGGCCACATGCTGCTCCGCGCTGCGCAGGTCGCCGGTCCAGAGATGCACGGTGATCGCCCAGAGCGTGGCGACGGACAGCGTCACCGGATGGTCCACCCGCTCCGCGTCCCGGACGGCCCGGCGGGCATGCTCCGCCGCCTGCGCCGGGTAGCCCAGCAGCCACAGGGTCCTCGCCAGGATCACGCCGGCCAGGTTCTGCCCCTCGAAGCCGAGCGAGATCATGCCGGCCGAGGGCGGGCCCGGCGGGTGCTGCAGCGCCGCCTCGAGCGCCGTCCGGGCCCCGCCGAGATCGCCGGCCAGGTGCAGCGAGATGCCGAGCAGGAACTGCGCCAGCGCCGCGGCGGCCGGATCCTCGACCGCGCCGGCCAGGGCGGGCCCCCGCCTCGCCAGCTCCAGCGCCGTGCCGAACGCCCCGCTGCGCAGATGGAACATGTGCAGCGGCCCCAGCACCATCAACTGGCCGGCAGCGTCCCCGCGGGTCTCGGCGATCGCCAAGGCCCGCTGCAGCGCCGCGTGCGCCGCGCCGCTGCCGCCCTGCATGACCATCAGCGCCATCCCCAGCGCTGCCTGCAGATGCATCTCCTCGCCGCCGCCGCGGGTGGTGGCGTCGAGGGCGAGGATCGCCCGCTCCGACCAGCGCCGGCATTCGGTCAGCAGCGACATCGCCAGGAAGACCGGCGCCGCGGCGGCCGCCAGGGCGATGCCGAGACCGGCATCGCCGCCCGGGCCGAAGCACCACTCCAGGGCCGCGCGCACATTGTTCATCGCGGACAGGTGCGGCCCCCGCTCCGCCACGTTCGACAGGGTCGGCCATTCGGTCCGGAGCTGGCCCAGCCAGCGCCGGTAATAGCCGGCATGACGCGCGGCCAGATCGGCGCGCTCGGCGGCATCGGCGATCTGCAGGGCATAGGCGCGGGTGGTGTCCAGCAGGCGATAGCGCATCATCGCGCCGACCGGGCGGGTCGCGACCATGGATTTGGCGACCAGGCTGTCGATGGCGGCGAACAGCATGGCGTCGTCCCCGGCCCCGCCGGTCGCCACGCCCAGCGCCGCCTCGATCGTGAACGGCCCGACGAACACGGCCAGCCGGCGCAGCACCAGGCGCTCCGCCTCCGACAGCAGGCCGTAGCTCCAGTCCAGCGTCGCCTGCAGGGTGCGCTGCCGCGGCGGCGCGTTGCGCTGTCCGGGCCAGGACAGGGGCAGGCGCTGGTCCAGCAGCGCCGCGGTCTGCCGCAGGCCGTAGGCCTGGACCCGCCCGGCCGCCAGCTCGATCGCCAGCGCCACGCCGTCGAGCTTGCGGCAGATCTCGGCCACCAGCGCGGCATCCGCGTCGCCGAGCTCGAGCGGGGCGCCGGCCGCGGCGGCACGTTCCAGGAACAGCCGGGCGGCGGGGAATTCTCTCGCCGCCGCCGCGGTGAGGCCGGGGTCGTCCGGCGGGCTGGCCAGCGGCGCCAGGGGGTGGACCTGCTCGCCCTCGATCCGCAGCGCCTCCCGGCTGGTGGCCAGGATGTGGACCCCGGGCGCGGCCCGGAAGAGATCGGCGGCGAGTCCGGCCGCGCCGTCGATCACATGCTCGCAGCTGTCGAGCACCAGCAGGAAGCGCCGGTCGCGCAGATGGGCGATCAGACCGGGGACCGGATCCTCCGACCGGATCGGCAGGCCCAGCATCGAGGCCACCGCGACCGGCACCAGCCGCGGGTCGGTCAGCAGCCCGAGATCGACGAACAGGGCGGCCCCGGCGAAGGAGTCCAGCAGCTCATGCGCCACCGCGGCCGCCACCGTGGTCTTGCCGACCCCGCCGGGACCGGTGATGGTGACGAAGCGAGCGGCGACGAGCTGGGCCGACAGCGCCCGCACGCTCTCCTCCCGCCCCACCATCCGCGCCAGCCGCGCCGGCAGGAAGGTGGCGCCTGTGATGGGGGCCGCGGCCGCTCCGTCCGGTGCCTGGGCCGGCGGTGCCGACCGCAGCACCGGCGCGACGAAGCAGTATCCGCGGCCCGGCAGGGTGGCGATGTAGCGCGCGCCGTCCTGGCCGTCGCCGAGGGCCTTGCGCAGCCCGACGATGTGGAAGCGCAGGCTGCCCTCCTCGACGATCACGTCGGGCCACACCTCGGCCATCAGCTCGCGCTTGCCGACCGGCTCGTTCGGGCGGGAGACCAGGGCGATCAGGATGTCCAGCGCCCGCGCGCCGAGTTCGACCGGCACGCCGCCCCGGGTCAGCAGCCGCTCGCCCGCGGCCAGGCGGAAGGGACCGAAGGAGAAGACGTCCTGCGCCGGCCCCGCCATCATTCGCCAATCTCCGCCACGCTTCGAATCGGCGGCATCCTAGGGGAAGGGCCGGCGGGGCACCACGGCCGGCGGCTGCAGAATCCAGCAATCGGCGGCAAACCCGGCGCTCGCGTGAAAGCACGGGCGCGGCCACGACGCTAGGGTCGCCCACGGACCGGCCCATCGGGGCCGTCCGTCCCGCAGCAGAGGAACGATCATGCCCGACGCAATGCCGCCCGCCACCCGGCGCGGCTTCCTGGCGACCTCCGCGGCCGCAATGGCCGCCGCCGGCGCGCTGAGCTTCCTGCCCGCGCGGCTGGCCGCGGCCGCCCAGGGCGATGCGGTCCGCCCGTTCCGCGTCGAGATTCCGGAGGACGCGCTCGTCGATCTGCGCCGGCGCCTCGCGGCGACGCGCTGGCCCGGCAGGGAGACCGTCGCCGACGCGTCCCAGGGCGTGCAGCTGGAGCGGCTGCAGGCGCTGGTGCGCTACTGGGCCACCGGCTACGACTGGCGCAAGGTCGAGGCGAAGCTGAACGCCCTGCCGATGTTCGTGACCGAGATCGACGGGCTCGACATCCAGTTCATCCATGTCCGCTCGAAGCACGACGACGCCCTGCCGCTGATCATGACGCATGGCTGGCCGGGGTCGATCCTGGAGCTGGTGAAGGCGATCGGCCCGCTGACCGACCCCACGGCGCATGGCGGCAGCGCGCAGGACGCGTTCCACCTGGTCGTGCCGTCGCTGCCGGGCTTCGGCTTCTCCGGCAAGCCGACGAAGACCGGCTGGGGCTCCGACCACATCGCCCGCGCCTGGGGTCAGCTGATGGCGCGGCTGGGCTACAAGCGGTTCGTGTCGCAGGGCGGCGACTGCGGATCGGTGATCTCGCACCGGATGGCGATGGAGAAGGTGCCCGGGCTGATCGGCATCCATGTCAACATGCCCGCCACCGTGCCGGCCGAGCTGCAACCGCTGCTGGCGCAGGGCCTGCCCGCCCCGGCCGGGCTGCCGGCCCCGGAGAAGGCGGCCTATGACCAGCTGAACGACTTCTACCGGAACAACACCGGCTACTCGGCCATGATGGTGACCCGGCCGCAGACGGTGGGCTATGCCCTGGCGGATTCGCCGGTCGGCCAAGCCGCCTGGATGTACGACAAGATCGCGCAATGGACCTACAGCGGCGGCGATCCGGAGAAATCCCTGACCCGGGACGAGATCCTGGACGACATCTCGCTGTACTGGCTCACCGACAGCGCCACCTCCGCGGCGCAGATCTACTGGGAGGACCACTCCAACAACTTCAACGCGGTCGACATCTCCCTGCCCGCGGGCGTGACGATCTTCCCGGGCGAGATCTATCGCGCGCCGC comes from Inquilinus sp. Marseille-Q2685 and encodes:
- a CDS encoding organic hydroperoxide resistance protein produces the protein MTKPEKIIYKATATSTGGRDGRAKSSDGIIDLPLAVPKEMGGKGGATNPEQLFASGYSACFLGAIRFVAGKEKVQISPDASVKAEVGIGEIPGGFGIDVDLTISLPGLDKAQAQALVEKAHHVCPYSNATRNNVDVRLHIA
- a CDS encoding winged helix-turn-helix domain-containing protein, which produces MMAGPAQDVFSFGPFRLAAGERLLTRGGVPVELGARALDILIALVSRPNEPVGKRELMAEVWPDVIVEEGSLRFHIVGLRKALGDGQDGARYIATLPGRGYCFVAPVLRSAPPAQAPDGAAAAPITGATFLPARLARMVGREESVRALSAQLVAARFVTITGPGGVGKTTVAAAVAHELLDSFAGAALFVDLGLLTDPRLVPVAVASMLGLPIRSEDPVPGLIAHLRDRRFLLVLDSCEHVIDGAAGLAADLFRAAPGVHILATSREALRIEGEQVHPLAPLASPPDDPGLTAAAAREFPAARLFLERAAAAGAPLELGDADAALVAEICRKLDGVALAIELAAGRVQAYGLRQTAALLDQRLPLSWPGQRNAPPRQRTLQATLDWSYGLLSEAERLVLRRLAVFVGPFTIEAALGVATGGAGDDAMLFAAIDSLVAKSMVATRPVGAMMRYRLLDTTRAYALQIADAAERADLAARHAGYYRRWLGQLRTEWPTLSNVAERGPHLSAMNNVRAALEWCFGPGGDAGLGIALAAAAAPVFLAMSLLTECRRWSERAILALDATTRGGGEEMHLQAALGMALMVMQGGSGAAHAALQRALAIAETRGDAAGQLMVLGPLHMFHLRSGAFGTALELARRGPALAGAVEDPAAAALAQFLLGISLHLAGDLGGARTALEAALQHPPGPPSAGMISLGFEGQNLAGVILARTLWLLGYPAQAAEHARRAVRDAERVDHPVTLSVATLWAITVHLWTGDLRSAEQHVAWFAARAGSHSLGPFVAVGQALAGALALRRGDAEAGVEALRDALASLRGARYEVLTTALEIALAEGLAATGRAAEGLALANVTIRRGEAGGDLVYGPELLRVKGRLLAAVPGAGGAEACFRQSLDWSRRQAALGWELRAALDLASLLAGQGRSDEAGALLRPVLDRFTEGAETADLQVAAHLLAAFG
- a CDS encoding epoxide hydrolase family protein, which encodes MPDAMPPATRRGFLATSAAAMAAAGALSFLPARLAAAAQGDAVRPFRVEIPEDALVDLRRRLAATRWPGRETVADASQGVQLERLQALVRYWATGYDWRKVEAKLNALPMFVTEIDGLDIQFIHVRSKHDDALPLIMTHGWPGSILELVKAIGPLTDPTAHGGSAQDAFHLVVPSLPGFGFSGKPTKTGWGSDHIARAWGQLMARLGYKRFVSQGGDCGSVISHRMAMEKVPGLIGIHVNMPATVPAELQPLLAQGLPAPAGLPAPEKAAYDQLNDFYRNNTGYSAMMVTRPQTVGYALADSPVGQAAWMYDKIAQWTYSGGDPEKSLTRDEILDDISLYWLTDSATSAAQIYWEDHSNNFNAVDISLPAGVTIFPGEIYRAPRSWVERAYHTLIHFNEVDRGGHFAAWEEPELFATEVRAAFRSLR